Sequence from the Anopheles bellator unplaced genomic scaffold, idAnoBellAS_SP24_06.2 scaffold02502_ctg1, whole genome shotgun sequence genome:
AAAAATGAagacattaaaaattatttcatcTTTTGAATCCATCCCTGCGTGAGTGGCTTACCATTTATAGTCTGATCTAAATATTGCATATTCATAACCACATCGTACGTCACGTTGTTGTCGCTGTCTTCGATCGCACGGTTGATCTCCTCGCGGAGACGATCTTGAATGTCGGGGTTAGTTGCTAATTCATACAAGCAAAAGTTCATTGTCGTAGAAGATGTTTCAAAACCGGCGAGGAAGAATATAAAAACTTGTGCTGCAAGCTCGTTCAAAGTCATCCCGGCTTCGCCTTTGGCCATTTGTTCTGCGTCCTGTTCCGAAAGGCTTCCCTTGTTTTTGATTTGAAGCAACAGGTTCATAAAATCGTTCCGTTGGACATTGTTCATTTCGCGATACTGCACCGTTTCCTGAACGATCTGCAGGAAGAATTTTTCTACCCCATGATCCGTTATTCTAATTCCCAAGGCTTTAGCCACATTCTTGAACGTCAATGCaagcataaattttacaacCAGCAGCAGATCTTGCTCTAACGCCTTATTGCCGTACTTCCGGAAGTCGGATTCCGGATTTTTCAGCGTGTTGCACTCAATTCCGAAGGC
This genomic interval carries:
- the LOC131214795 gene encoding cytochrome P450 6a2-like, with protein sequence VAEQFRKYMEENCHREEIEMKDVLARFTTDVIGTCAFGIECNTLKNPESDFRKYGNKALEQDLLLVVKFMLALTFKNVAKALGIRITDHGVEKFFLQIVQETVQYREMNNVQRNDFMNLLLQIKNKGSLSEQDAEQMAKGEAGMTLNELAAQVFIFFLAGFETSSTTMNFCLYELATNPDIQDRLREEINRAIEDSDNNVTYDVVMNMQYLDQTINETLRKYPPVESLTRVPLRDYTIPGTKHVIPKDTLVQIPVYALHRDADHYPDPDQFNPDRFLAEEVQRRHPYVFLPFGEGPRICVGLRFGVMQTKIGLITLLRNFRFSPTARTPKSIIFDPTSPILSPSTGNYLKVDKI